In Babylonia areolata isolate BAREFJ2019XMU chromosome 19, ASM4173473v1, whole genome shotgun sequence, a single window of DNA contains:
- the LOC143294054 gene encoding putative transcriptional regulatory protein Teth514_1449 — protein MELRSAVNSARQLVCCITARQLTFLSSPIRSLYLVRSNTDGCLHRSVCSHSTSSLWRWKGTQPQGLAPSVVAQSFMMMNPSPPREAETAASCVGSVRGMAGHSKWANIRHIKAAKDKEKSRVISEYSRKIRAFARETGQTDPKTSSQLAKLITEAKSKNVPNANIDRVLAQMVSLKNSSPVMFTAKGPVGSVMLIEALTTKMTQTRAELQSIVKKCGFSMFDSGSLAKIAFEEKGVVQVSCPGDAPPDLESYVDIAIEAGAEDVTLEEGEEGNKVLEFVCEPNDVYTVKKELEARQLAVGSAEVVFNTTSHVALDSSVLELIAKAMDKLDEHPDVLRVYINVEEAS, from the exons ATGGAACTCAGGTCTGCAGTCAACTCTGCCAGACAGCTGGTGTGTTGTATAACAGCAAGACAGCTGACGTTTCTTTCTAGTCCAATCAGAAGTCTGTACCTTGTAAGAAGCAACACCGATGGATGCTTGCACCGGTCTGTCTGCTCTCATTCCACCTCGTCTTTATGGAGATGGAAAGGAACACAACCTCAGGGCCTAGCACCAAGTGTTGTTGCCCAGTCTTTCATGATGATGAACCCCTCACCACCAAGGGAGGCAGAAACTGCTGCGAGTTGTGTTGGGTCGGTGCGGGGCATGGCTGGGCATAGCAAGTGGGCCAACATCCGGCACATCAAGGCtgccaaagacaaagagaaatcgAGAGTCATCAGTGAATATTCCAGAAAGATCAGAGCATTTGCAAGAG AAACTGGTCAGACTGACCCAAAGACCAGCAGTCAACTGGCCAAGCTAATCACAGAGGCTAAATCCAAGAACGTTCCTAATGCCAACATTGATCGAGTGTTGGCACAGATG gTCAGTCTGAAGAACAGCTCTCCGGTCATGTTCACGGCCAAAGGCCCAGTGGGCAGCGTGATGTTGATAGAGGCACTGACCACCAAGATGACCCAGACAAGGGCCGAGCTGCAAAGCATTGTGAAGAAGTGTGG ATTCTCCATGTTTGACTCTGGGTCTCTGGCGAAGATCGCCTTTGAGGAGAAAGGTGTGGTCCAGGTGTCCTGCCCAGGTGATGCCCCCCCTGACCTGGAAAGTTACGTGGACATTGCCATCGAAGCGGGGGCGGAGGATGTCACACTGGAGGAGGGCGAGGAAGGGAATAAAGTTTTGGAG TTTGTGTGTGAACCAAACGATGTGTACACGGTGAAGAAAGAACTGGAGGCCCGGCAGCTGGCAGTCGGCTCAGCGGAGGTGGTGTTCAACACCACCAGCCATGTGGCCCTCGACTCCAGTGTGTTGGAGCTGATTGCCAAGGCCATGGACAAACTGGACGAACACCCGGACGTCCTCAGAGTGTACATCAACGTGGAAGAGGCTTCTTAA